The genomic stretch ATTGTCCTTGAAGAAATGCCCATATTCCCCCAATGATATAGTAGTACTTTTCACCTATTTTCCAAGTTTTTATTGGAAAGAACTTTCAGTGATATATATCTTTCTTTGTAGATTGTGTGAACAGGAAGTCTtagttaatagtattaaaaatttaTCTAAAATAACTAACGTAAAATGGTTTGTCCGGCTAGGGGAAGTGCGGCAGTGAAGTGATTGGACTTCTTGCCTCTTTCTTGGGGAGCCCAACAACAAGTTGGGAGCTTATACCAATTTTTACAATCAATTCATTTGTTTATAAAATGGATGGAGACTTATAGAGTATTAGTAATGCTTACTGGATAACTTATCCCAACAGAATGATAGTGTTCACTCAGTTAAGTGATGGGAATAGCCACTTGTTGTTTAATATGCAAGGATTAATAGACTCTAGAACAGAGAAGTTAGGTGAGAAGAGGAAAGAGCACTTCAAGGTGCTATTCTCCACTGCGATCTTTATCTTCAAGTATTTGAAATGCCGGTGAACCTTATTTtagatggaatggaatgaaaaaaaCCTCAAAAAGCCCGTCAGTTATGTAGAAGTGCATCATTGATTTTAGATACTCTCACTGCAGGTAAAACAAGTGAAGTTTGCATTTCTCCCGGTGGTCGATTCCCCCCATTTTCAAATGTAGGCAAACCCCCCAAGAAAGCAAGCAAAGGTCCCAGAGATCTTACACTTTGTAGGGTTTTCCGCAAAAAGACATGCTGTGATGTAACTCAGACGCATCCTGCTTTGCTGTCCATCAGGAGACTTGCATCGTCTGGAGAAGCAAGCCAAGAGTGCTTGAATTTATGGGAATTCTTGGAATGTTCTATCTGCGATCCAAGGGTGGGGGTACAGCGAGGACCTCCTAACATCTGTGCATCATTTTGTGATAGGATCTATGAAGCATGTTCAACAGCATACTTTGCTATTGATGGAAAGACACAGGTTTTTTGCactttttattttacatttttgcaATTTCCTCATATTCTTATCTATGATATGTGCCTATGCTTTTAAATTATCCAAAATAACTTGTCATGCAAGAGCGCAGGTTGCTTTTGTTTTAGCTGGGCTTTGCTAAAAGTGATAGTGCATAATGTTGGTATTACTGAATGATGGAatagaattttattttaaacgttaatttttttagtaaatttgCTGATCGGATAATCATATTTCAGGTACTAGCACCATGTGGCCAAGGTGACTTTGTTTGTGGTAGAGCTTCAGAGTGGGTCTCTAATGGGACTGAGCTCTGCAATGCTGCAGGTTTCTCTGTCAAGCCTCTCGATGAACCTGGTGAATTTCCGTGCTATGGAGGGAAGAGTAGCCTAGATTATATTGCAAATTCCTGGAAATCTTCACGTTATGAGATTGTACGTGGAGACCAGAATACTGAGGTTGTCCAGGATTTTATGCAATTGATTGCTGATATGCCATTGAGTGAGAGAATTTCTTGGGCTGTTGGAGGAATGGTGCTTACAGCTGGACTTCTGTTTGCAAGGTCAGAGTTTATTTTGAGGGTTAATTTGTAACTTCtgcatatgtgtgtgtgtgtggtttCTCAGAAAAGAAATATGAGAGGAGATATATAAGAAATTTGGAACTGGCTTGACTGTTCATCAACTTATATTGGTCTGTGTTTCCTCGGTTTATTCCATTTAGTTTCCTATATCCACAATGTATGTAGCCCTTTTACTTTTGACATTGAGAAGTCTAAACAATCTGCAATCATGAGTGGGTCACCTGCGTTCAGAGacggaagaaaaaaaaacagctGCTTCTAAAGCATCTTTAATTAGGCCAAATAGTCCATCCTTCCTTTCACTAATGAAAGAGATATTAATATCAATCTTAATGCTAGTGTGTTGCAATTGTAATgtcttttgttttcttgattgatGTACTTTTAGTTTTACTGAGATTCTACATTAGTAATTCAGTATTAGTCCTCCATAAGAATATTATGCTGTGGCTTATcatattagttcaatgatgatGTAGTAGAAGGAAGAGCAACGGTCAACGCCAGAAGCAAGCAGCTATCCAGCGTACTGGAAGGAGACTAGGAACTAGGATAAGCCCTCCTGCATCCCCTGTTAGCCACGGGAACAGAAAGAATGTCGGAAAATGAGTGCCAAGCATATTACGCCCCCTTTGTTACAGCCTTACAGGCGAGTAAGTTATGCAAAAAATGCCACCTCATCTTCCTCCCTCTTTGTAATTTTGGCTATAGATATATTTAGATTTGTGTTACCCCTTGTTTAGTAACATTTTTCAAGGCTATTTCTTTTCACAATACATGGGAACGTCTTTACTTGGACTGGGAAGTGCTTACTCAATATTCTACTTGCACGTAGTCTCAATATTACATAGGCTAAACATCGTTGTGTTGAATTCACCCAAAACACCTTTGTTTCGACACTCTTGAACAGGACACTCATGCTAATTGGTCGGGTTAGATCTACATTTGACTTTGCTTATTATGAACATGACTTGAAGGTTTCCACCACCCTCTCGGTTTTGAAGGAATTGTATTCTGAAGCAGGATGTGTATTAGAACAGCCAGACCTTATACTTGAATGAGCTTTGATGTAATATGGTGAGCTTTGCTCAGTAGATAATGTCTTGTGCTGTCGTAAACCAGCTATACAGTGTCGTTTTCGAGTGACAAGTGAGTGATTATGTATGGCGCCGTATGCTAACTATTAACTAGGTGTGCTAAACTCTATTCACATTCAATTCATCTTTTGCATGATATCTCCTCTATGCACATTCAATTCCTCTTTTGCAATATGATTGATTCCAGTAACTATTTTATGATAGCATCTAATGGTATCAATTCAGGTCCAAAACGCTTCTTCAAATGAATGATACTACattcttaatttttatttaaccACACCACCAACAGGAAATTACATTTCTGTTGCTTGCACAGAAAAATAGTTATTTACTTGCTATTAAAAACACAAATTGATTTCAACCAAAAAATGCgcagaaaaatatcaaaacttTGACGATACTCTTATATTCCATTTCCCAAACGGGTGAAAATTCTTAAAGGGGAGGATTAAGGTAGGATATTCCGTTAGTAGCGCAAGGAGGCGCGAATAAGTGTCTTCAATCGCGCACACCCGAGTTTGAATCTTTTGAGGATAGAGTTTTTTTTACTCCTTTTAACTCAATATATAGAaaaccatttttattttttatgtatgtAATAGAAAGTGTTACCTATGAGAATGAATTTTCTTatgaaaaacattttaaaaaatgcGATATTTCccaattaaagaaataaacacAGAATGAAAATGGTGGTATGATTTTAAAGATTGTAAtgtaatttttcttaattaattaactttttagttttttttaaataaaaatgtgtTTCCTATGTAAAATATAGATTTAGAATGAAATGgtgatataatttttaaaaatataatatggagtgttattttctaaattaatttaatcattaatttttGCTTACATAAAAAGGTAGATTTCTATATGCTAATAAAATGGTGatgtaattttcaaaattttagtaatgtaattcattataatttttgaaatcaTATTATCAGTTTCATTCTTTTAACTTAgcatataaaaaacaatttttaatttttgtgtatgtgataaaaatattgaagaaattttaaaactttTGAGGTATGccgaaaaaggaaatgaaatgAACTGATATCTTACCGTTTGGTCTGAGCTCTCTCTGGCTTCACTCTGCTCTCTGGTCTTTCcaaagagaagagaagagaagagaagagaagaaacCCTCCGTTGTTGAGGATCCAAAAGGTATGTGTATGCCTCTCTCATTTCTTCTTCATTCCAATATACGCATTGTAATTCCATCCCCTGACTTTCCTGCtcattgttgtttttttttgcaaatGCCTTGCAATCCTATCAATTGTTTTGATAATTTGCTCTTATATATTTGATGATGTGATTCAGTTTTAGGCCTATCTTCCGGTCTTCAATTATGTTTGCTGCTCCCTAGGGTTTATATTTGTCTTCACTTCTTTTTCCTTTCAATATATTATTGCATCGATACGCATGTAGTCATTTCATACTTTTTTCCCTTTACAAAAACCCTCCATAAAATCTCATGTGCAATGCAGTTGATGATATATACTTATGGACGTCTTCATCTTTTTCAGCAAATATGGGGCGGTCAAGCAGGACAATTTATGTTGGCAATCTTCCTAGTGATGTTCGCGAGAGTGAAGTTGAAGATATATTTTACAAGGTTGGACTACATGTAACTCAGTTTTTTCTTAGAAACATTATTGCCAGCTTCCATCAACTTGAATGAAGAAGGAATGTGCTGAATCTTCTTGAAACCTTAGTGTTTCCTTTATAGCTGGTGCATGATAACATAATATGCTTGTCTATTTGTAAATACATGTAGCTTATGTGCATATTCAATTGTATTTATAACTATTCTATACTTATATATTAATATGCATATTCACATGTCTGTGCAATTATGTTTATGGATATTTTTCTAAATACTTGTCTTGTTCATACAAATACTACAAAAACTCTATAATATGTACTCCATGTTTTGCTCTGATAAAAGAGTTATTTGCAAATGTTAGAATGAAAATTGCACATATATTTAGGTATGTTTGGTTACATCCCTGCAAACTTTGCCCATGAAGGTTATCCACCTTTCACATTGACTGTGATAATCTGATTATCATCACACCACTTAAAAAGTGATTATGATAGAGGTCAAGCAATCACATCATTTTTTCTTcccttaataataataatttatgttCCCTAAGTTATCCCCAGTTGCTGCTGATCAATCCTCTGCTCCTCTTTATGGGATACAATCAGCTGAAACAATTTCATGCTGGATTCTGGTTCATGATAATCAGTTCTTTGTATCTTTTCTAACAGGTTCCCCTTATTTCTGGTtttgattttatgattttatttgtgcAATTGTGCTTactatttatctttgttttttcCCCTCCAGTATGGGCCTATTGTTGATATCAATTTGAAAATGCCTCCAAGACCTCCTGGTTATGCTTTTGTTGAGGTAAGCACCATTTTGAGCGAGCAAGCTATTTAATGCTGTATTTCTTGCTCTGATAAGTAACTTGGTTGTCAAAAGATAGAACTTGCCCATTTGGATGCTGGGCTGGTTCATTTTTTATTCTGACTTTACCAGAAATTCTCAATCGGTTGTCTTCCTGTTTGAAAACTCTCGTGATGCTGATGATGCCATACATGGCCGGGATGGCTATGATTTTGATGGATGTCGTTTACGGGTGAGTTATATACTATTTCTACCATGATACAGTTGCTCGCTCCTGTGCCTCGTAAGTTAGCTTCCGACTCTTTCTATCAATATGCAGGTTGAACCTACTCATGGAGGGAGAGGATCATCATCGTATGACCGTCACAGTAGTTACAACAGTGGAAGTAGTCGTGGTGGAGTTTCAAAGCATTCTGACTACCGGGGTAATTGCAGTTGGATAAATAGTTTGATTTTAATCTTATTATTTCCTTGTCGACATCTAGTATAATTCGTGATGTTTCAGTGCTGGTTACTGGACTTCCTTCTTCTGCTTCTTGGCAATACTTGAAGGTAACGGTTTGCTTTTGCTTTCTCTTGTATCTATAATGGCGTCTCTCCTATAATTACAAATGTATCCACTGACTTGCTAATGCTTGCACCTTACTTGCTGATTCTGATCTTAGGATCACATGCGTCGAGCTGGAGATGTTTGTTTCTCTCAAGTTTACCGGATCGTGATGGTGAGATATTATCTCTTATAACTACTAGCTTTGCGGACTTGGTTCCACTGAACATGCATTAATTGTTGCCAGTTAAAAAGTTGTTAATTATGTGTCTGCACTAACCACCCTGAAGCTCTCTTGTGATGGTTTTAGCTGTAGATATATTCAATGTTTTGCTGAAGGTGGTTGTACTGGtgatgtatgaatttatttaatgtattcactATTCAGGAATGCGTGGAGTTGTCGACTATAATAACTACGATGACATGAAATATGCAGTGTGTATAATAACTTCTGTGTTTAGTTGCTCATGTTGACTTTTGTTTGAATTTTGgcaaatttttagtcaacttccCCCTTTATCTATGTGGCCTATCTTGGTGATCTTTCAGCTGGTTCTTTGTGCAGATAAGAAAGCTTGATGATTCGCTTTTCCGTAACCAATTTTCAAGGGCATATATAAGGGTAAGTTTGAAGAAGCTTCAGTTTGCTTTTTCCTCGGTTATTGATGCATCTTTAAATCCAGGTGGAGGAGTATGACAGGATACGTAGTTACTCCAGGAGTCCTGGTAAGAGTCCTTACTCCAGAAGCAGAAGTATCTCTCGCAGCCCCGAAGATCAGGACAGGAGTAGAAGGTTAACTAacttttttcataattttgacATGCTATTCTGTATCCGTGTATTTATCTTTTGTCCTAAATCTATCAAGCAGTGCTTCTCCAAGGAATAAAATTTCCCATTGAGATGTGTCTAGATCTCGTTCAAGGTCTGTTGCATCCAAGTCAGAATCTAGGTCTCCTCGCTCCGTA from Salvia splendens isolate huo1 chromosome 4, SspV2, whole genome shotgun sequence encodes the following:
- the LOC121798811 gene encoding uncharacterized protein LOC121798811 isoform X1, yielding MRRFHRFCIFLFLNSINFWFQCAGKTSEVCISPGGRFPPFSNVGKPPKKASKGPRDLTLCRVFRKKTCCDVTQTHPALLSIRRLASSGEASQECLNLWEFLECSICDPRVGVQRGPPNICASFCDRIYEACSTAYFAIDGKTQVLAPCGQGDFVCGRASEWVSNGTELCNAAGFSVKPLDEPGEFPCYGGKSSLDYIANSWKSSRYEIVRGDQNTEVVQDFMQLIADMPLSERISWAVGGMVLTAGLLFASRRKSNGQRQKQAAIQRTGRRLGTRISPPASPVSHGNRKNVGK
- the LOC121798811 gene encoding uncharacterized protein LOC121798811 isoform X2, translating into MRRFHRFCIFLFLNSINFWFQCAGKTSEVCISPGGRFPPFSNVGKPPKKASKGPRDLTLCRVFRKKTCCDVTQTHPALLSIRRLASSGEASQECLNLWEFLECSICDPRVGVQRGPPNICASFCDRIYEACSTAYFAIDGKTQVLAPCGQGDFVCGRASEWVSNGTELCNAAGFSVKPLDEPGEFPCYGGKSSLDYIANSWKSSRYEIVRGDQNTEVVQDFMQLIADMPLSERISWAVGGMVLTAGLLFARRKSNGQRQKQAAIQRTGRRLGTRISPPASPVSHGNRKNVGK
- the LOC121798812 gene encoding serine/arginine-rich splicing factor SR30-like isoform X3, whose amino-acid sequence is MGRSSRTIYVGNLPSDVRESEVEDIFYKYGPIVDINLKMPPRPPGYAFVEFENSRDADDAIHGRDGYDFDGCRLRVEPTHGGRGSSSYDRHSSYNSGSSRGGVSKHSDYRVLVTGLPSSASWQYLKDHMRRAGDVCFSQVYRIVMIRKLDDSLFRNQFSRAYIRVEEYDRIRSYSRSPGKSPYSRSRSISRSPEDQDRSRSASPRNKISH
- the LOC121798812 gene encoding serine/arginine-rich splicing factor SR34A-like isoform X2, whose product is MLLLRNSQSVVFLFENSRDADDAIHGRDGYDFDGCRLRVEPTHGGRGSSSYDRHSSYNSGSSRGGVSKHSDYRVLVTGLPSSASWQYLKDHMRRAGDVCFSQVYRIVMIRKLDDSLFRNQFSRAYIRVEEYDRIRSYSRSPGKSPYSRSRSISRSPEDQDRSRSASPRNKISH
- the LOC121798812 gene encoding serine/arginine-rich splicing factor SR34A-like isoform X1, which encodes MLGWFIFYSDFTRNSQSVVFLFENSRDADDAIHGRDGYDFDGCRLRVEPTHGGRGSSSYDRHSSYNSGSSRGGVSKHSDYRVLVTGLPSSASWQYLKDHMRRAGDVCFSQVYRIVMIRKLDDSLFRNQFSRAYIRVEEYDRIRSYSRSPGKSPYSRSRSISRSPEDQDRSRSASPRNKISH